Below is a window of Culturomica massiliensis DNA.
ATATCCGGCATCCAGTGTCCAATCGACACTTCCCGCCAAAAAATAATGATACTCACTTCCGCAAAATATGGAATTCAAATATCCGTAATTATGCCCGCTCCATGCCGTGACCACATTCGTGAATAAGGTATTGCTCACCCTGTCGAAACGCACGTAATAAGGCATCGTCAAAGTACCGTAATCCCCGCTTCCCCCATGAGCCGTGATCCACACCTGCGGCTTATTTGTTGACGTCCACCACCAAGCCTGATCCTCTATATCGTTATATCCGTTTCTGGCATTAAAACCACCATAAGTGCCATCGTAACTGGCATTTAAATTATACGTCCAAAAAAATCCTCCTCCCGGCAATCCCGCAAATCCGTCCTCATTCGTCCCGATCTGACCCTCTGCCGTCACCGGACGCCAGTAATTCAGCGTACTCTTCAATCCCCGGCCGTTACCCTCTACATTCACCTCTCCTCCCGTAGACTGCAACATTGCCACCCACTCGTCATTCGTCGGCAAATGCCAGCCCGTAGGACAAATACCCTGCACACCGGCCGTAGCATCGTTCTGTGTCGCTGCCAGCCAGTTATACAAACGTCCGTAAGTGTCACAATTCGATTCCGCATCACCGTAACACTTCACCGCCCCCGACTGACCCGACGCCAGCGTACGGTTCAGGTTATCGGCAAACCAGCACTTACCCCCGATCTCCACCGTACGGTAACGCTTCTTGCTCGCGATACCCTCCTCATTGTCGATCAGTATCTCACCGCACTTAAACTCCGAATTGTGACGCCCCGTCTGATTATCGTAATTATTACGCTCGTCAGGCTTCTTCACCACATACACATATATCGTATCCGACTGGCGGCACTTGTTCATCACCTCTATCTCAAGACGGATCTTCTGCTCTCCCTCAAACTGAGAACCGTCGTAAAAGTCCGTATACCTGAAATAATGCTTCTCGATCTTCCCCTCTTTCAATACATATTCCACATCGATAGGCGTGACCACATTATCCCGCAGCCAGCTCCAGGCAAAAGTAGCCGCCTGGGGAGATTCGATACGGATGCCTTTCGAACGGTCGTAAACATCCACCGTATCACGCGTCGTACTCAAATGCAATGTACGGTTGATCACCCGCAGACAGACCGGATGACTCTGTACAAAATCCGACTTATTCGTATAAATATAACGCTTGTACCAGTAATCCTTAAACACATCCTCTTTGGAGTTCACATTCCGAAGATTATATAGCTTCAAAGAAGGAGACTCCTCCCCTTCCAGCAAATCCCAGTTCGCTCCGCCGTCGCTGCTCATAAACCAGGCGATGTGGTAAGCCCCGTCGATTCCAGAAGGAACCGTACCCCCGATCGTATAGTCCGAACCCGAACAGACGGAATCCTGAACAGACGAAAACGAACTCTGCCCGTTCTCCAGTGTAACCTCTGCAATACCGTGCTCCACCGGAGCCGTACGACCCAATCGGAAAGTGACCGTACTGTCACGCAGACTGTTTACTTCCGTCGTCGTACTGTATACCCGCGCATTACGCTCTCGGTCTGAAATACAGGTACGCTCCTTCACATCCCTATAACTGCCTCCGCGAAGGGCAAAAGCATCAGGTACCTCAGGCCAGTAATTGTTATCAACATTGCTCTTACCCGAACCGTCAAGCTTACCGCTGCCGTGGTGCTTGTCCAAGATACCCCGGAAAAGACGACCCTCAGAATTGACATTGTAATAAAGCTCCGAAAGGTTGCCGCTCAACTCCATAACGCCCCAGAAACTGGCTCCCGCATCCACCTGGCTGCCCGAAGGCAACGCAAATACACCGCAACGCACAGGACCTTTCAACTGATCGCCGGCATTCACATTACCCCCGTTCACCTTCTCACCCTTCGTTCCAGCAGTCACTCCCTGAAAACCCGTCGCAGGGGTGAAATTACCGTTCGTATTCCACGCATACTCCCCGCGCAAAGAAACCTCAGGATAAGGACGACGCGCCATCTTCTCAAACTCGAGCTCCGTCAACGGACGAAGGCCGCACCAGTCCGCATAAGCCATCATATCCCCCGCATTCAGAAAATTACACGCTATCGTCTGACCGTCGCCGTCCTGAGAATAATCATTCCCCGGCTCAAGGTCATTGGCAAAAACATAGGGGGCATCGTCCGCTCCGATAGAAGCAAGCTTGATACCGTTACGACCGACGGCACGCGTCCCCACTCCCCCGAATACATACATCCCTTCCTCAAGAGAACCCAGAGAGGCTCCGATCGTACGGGTACGCTGCTGCGCTGCCGTCAGTTTATTCAAAAACGCCACATACTGTTCCTGGCTGATCTCGTATTTCATCACAAAAAAGGCCTTGTAGCCGTTCGGATAATCAACGGAAGTCTGACCCGACCACGTATCCCCGTCCCGGGAATAAAGACCGAAACGGGTGTCAAGTGTCGTTATGCTGTCGTACACCAAAACCGAATTATCAACATCCGACAGAATATCCGAGGTAGACATCGCTATATTTTTAATCACAGGCGCATTCGTCGTCTTATAGATACGGATGCGGTAGTTGCTGCTGCTCTCCGAAAAACCCGGATCGAT
It encodes the following:
- a CDS encoding fibrobacter succinogenes major paralogous domain-containing protein, with product MMNRLVKILFFMFAVVGTVSGNNVRIEGDVRVLDTDIDLSTNIATVSLQLKWDNSWRDDFNYDAVYLFLKYKVDGQREVWHHAYLEGVGHEIDNGYSYLMSNSQKEVSGKANHNEGIFIYRSVKGYGAAVVNLKLKWNIKSNPDKELEREMFTAGNVFLSAMGIEMVYVPRGGFRAGDTKSSRTFQNGDVTFPSDQNLLVPSNIDECSSALPSTDNPPAFAVNLMNDVSRDASNAWVGRAGAAAEGVDFVDYWQVKLKKPATIRSFAIESIEGGTPEQWQLQVFVSSQWKAVYPKYGDPTAFADGSEWAVNSRQTYPCTRTLRIDPGFSESSSNYRIRIYKTTNAPVIKNIAMSTSDILSDVDNSVLVYDSITTLDTRFGLYSRDGDTWSGQTSVDYPNGYKAFFVMKYEISQEQYVAFLNKLTAAQQRTRTIGASLGSLEEGMYVFGGVGTRAVGRNGIKLASIGADDAPYVFANDLEPGNDYSQDGDGQTIACNFLNAGDMMAYADWCGLRPLTELEFEKMARRPYPEVSLRGEYAWNTNGNFTPATGFQGVTAGTKGEKVNGGNVNAGDQLKGPVRCGVFALPSGSQVDAGASFWGVMELSGNLSELYYNVNSEGRLFRGILDKHHGSGKLDGSGKSNVDNNYWPEVPDAFALRGGSYRDVKERTCISDRERNARVYSTTTEVNSLRDSTVTFRLGRTAPVEHGIAEVTLENGQSSFSSVQDSVCSGSDYTIGGTVPSGIDGAYHIAWFMSSDGGANWDLLEGEESPSLKLYNLRNVNSKEDVFKDYWYKRYIYTNKSDFVQSHPVCLRVINRTLHLSTTRDTVDVYDRSKGIRIESPQAATFAWSWLRDNVVTPIDVEYVLKEGKIEKHYFRYTDFYDGSQFEGEQKIRLEIEVMNKCRQSDTIYVYVVKKPDERNNYDNQTGRHNSEFKCGEILIDNEEGIASKKRYRTVEIGGKCWFADNLNRTLASGQSGAVKCYGDAESNCDTYGRLYNWLAATQNDATAGVQGICPTGWHLPTNDEWVAMLQSTGGEVNVEGNGRGLKSTLNYWRPVTAEGQIGTNEDGFAGLPGGGFFWTYNLNASYDGTYGGFNARNGYNDIEDQAWWWTSTNKPQVWITAHGGSGDYGTLTMPYYVRFDRVSNTLFTNVVTAWSGHNYGYLNSIFCGSEYHYFLAGSVDWTLDAGYNLNARTAIRTNFYFSVRCVKD